ACCCCGTGTTGTTCTTGTTTGACATCATTGACTATGTTTTTAACAACTGAGGTTGCGACGGATATAAATTCTTGGTAATAACTCGGATCTCCAAAATATAGTTCGTCATTGCTCATGATCTGGAAATTCGAAATAAGACAATGCGAAGAGTAGAAGAGATCAAGTAATGGATATGCTAGATTTTTGGTGAAAGAAAAAACACACCTCTTTATTGTTCACATGGTAAGGGAGCTTATTTTGAAAAAGTGTGGCAGATAAAGAAACTATTGCGCAGAAAGCTCTCGTCCTCAACTTTGGTATTATCCTGCACGAATGTGCCACAAGTTACAGAAGCgataaaagataaataaatagaCCATCTAGAGGCAGTGGTTGCTTAAAAGGATTACCACTGCTTTGAATTAATTAGCGACAGTATGCTTCTCGGATAGTAAGCAACTCCGTGTTCGATATCTCCTTCAAAAGAAAACAGCATAAATATGACTGATTGATGTCCAAAAAGGTGCGACTAGATAGgctcaaatttttgttttttcaccGCTATCAGTTCTGCAGAAAAGGTAGAAAAACTTCTTGAATCTTTGGATATACCTGGAATTATGATCAGGAGGCTGCAAAGTTTCTGTACTATGGAAAGAGCCCCATCCATTTCAGTCGGCGATCCTACACAAATATATAAACCAAGTCAGTAGTGAGCAAACACTGAATTAGGTCCGTGTCTGGAACATTATAAGCAGAAGATAGAAGACATAATCTTTAAGATTAGCTTTGCAAAATAAAGGTACAAAGAAACACGTCGGTGAAGTCCATAGCATCTAAACTAAAGGGAACAACATTATTTCCAAGAAATGCTATGTAAATAGCAAAATAGAGGTTTTCAGTTTTTACTAATATTCATCTTAAGGGAACAGCAGTGCTTTAGATACTCCTGCTCCAAAACATTTCCTTAAAATTGGTAATATAAGTGCGGTAGATGGATCCTTCAAAATTTCCAAGTACTAGGAAAGACAAATAGAAAGTATGGTTGCAAATTGTAAATCATCAGTGCAGTTCAAAGCTATGATGTCAAAGGCAAGCACGCTGTACAGGGTGGCCGTTCCTCGTGAAAGGCACTCGAACAGAGGGGGTTCGAGAAATTTTGGGGCACCAATAATGCGACCATGGGAGACCTcaggttttttattttcttgcattgcttgcttgtttgtttgtttgtttattttcatCACCGTCAGCCGTTTATTTCATACATGTTCACATATAGATGCAGGAAATCAGTAACCGTTACTATAGTATATGCAGattttaagaaaaaagaaaaaaactagccCTTTGTGCAAAGGTGATGCCTTAGGTTCTCCTGTTCTCCAATCGTGGGTCGTTTAAGCTGGTGCCTCGCCTAAACACAAATCATTACATGATGGAAAACATCTTACAGCTAAATTCTCAATATCTTTTAATGATCCATCTGGGAACAAGTTATTTCAGATCTATGTCCAGAGTTAGCAAATGGCAAGCAACTAATGCACGATTATATCACTAGAATATGTAAGGAGGCTCACCATCAGTTAGGTCTAAACTTTGGAAACAACTGATTGCCGAATCAACAAGTCCATCTGTATGAGAAAATAAGCCGCCTAGCAGAGCAACCTGAAATTTTGGAAAAGGATATTTGGTAAATGATCTTTTAGACTTTTGCAGGCAGAACTTGAAAAAAGGTGAAAATGTCACCTCTGCTGTCTCAAGATACAGATTTATCTGCTTGACGCTAGCTGACACTGACGGTATTGTAACTTCACTATATGAAATGCAGGACTTGATGAAACTGACAAGTTTGTTAGAACCTTTGATAGCTTTTATCGCTAAATTATTGCTTGCATGGACAAGAGTTTCCTGCCAGTGAATATCAATCACTGTAGAGTTATATTACAGGATCAACAAAAGGTCCAAAAATGAAAAGGTAACATACAACAatttttattcaaatcaaaaatgATAAAGACAAGTAGTTCATTTAACTAAATCCACATACAACTAAGACATACCTTAAGCTCATTGATCCTACCAAAAGCTCCACGACATTTAACTAAAAATTCTAAATGGCGTTCCAATGCTGTCCCATAATCGACCTGAACAACATGCTAAATAATAGTTACGAAAACTCACAATCTGAACAGCAACGTATATATACTTATAAGAACATTACCATCTGGATAAAACGAGAAATGAGATGAGCTGACTGTTGCTGCTGATCGTCTTTGATGTTTGCCAAATCTAAACCTTGGTGAAGAGTCTGAGAAAATTCAAAAAGTACCCGTATGGTTGCTGGATCATGAATATTACCGCTCCTGCCCAATAAAATCAGGAACAAATATGGGAAATGAAACACTTTCAGTCACAGAGGAAAAACAGGAACAAATAGGGcttaaaaatttggtttgaaaaatcaaatttcaagaaGATAGCATGCGACATTACTCTACACCCAAAAGCTTTCAAGATTTTGTTTATTGAATTATCATTCAACTTAAAGATAACCAACTAACCACACCTGTCGAATAGATGATGATCAAAGTTAACTGTTTAGATGGAAATTTTCTGTAACTCAGAATAAATTATGTTTACGCAATTTGTCTGCAGAGGCTTAAATATACAGACAAATAGCATGCGAAACAGATCAATGGCCAACCGCTTTTATTTTCATTAAGTTAATCAACTTAAATCATTTCAGTCTTTTTGTCAAAGATTATTTCAGCGACTTCCAAGTACAGTGAAGACTGAGAACCCATTTAAAGACTAAATATATGCAATCTTTACAGGTTAAAGTTAAAAAGTGACACATAGTAGCATCAACTTACTTTATTGCTTTACCAAGGATATGCATATAGACAACATCTCTTGAACCCCCGTACATCACAAAATCTACGATCTCAACAAAGTGATTCTACATGGTAATCATTGTAGCCATATTAAATTATTGcacgaaaataaaatataatcctACTCTtatcatacaagatagaacccTGTAACTCAAATAGATCTGTCTAGTCAGGGACTAGCAACACATCTTTTGCTAGCATCTATCCAGAATTACTAACATATTTTCATATCGAAACACGATATTAAATCAAACCGCAAATGATTGTGATACAGTTGAGAGATGACATAAACGATCCCTAATAAATGACAAAGAGCAGTACAAGTGAAAGATGTTGCTCTGATTTCATGCGATCGTCTAATTACTACGTACCAAGGTTATCTTAATTCATACAATAAGACCTTGGAGAGATAAATGATACATTAAAATAGATGCAGAATCAACACTGCTCAAAGTCTACATAGAGAACATACAAGCATCTAAATAGCTCATATTGGCTCAAGAACAAGCTTACCAGAGCAAATGCATCTTCCAGTTTCTTGACATGAGCAAGAAGTTTTACGAAAATGGACTGCAGACTGCTCAGTTCACTTTCCACAACAACCTGATTGGCTGCTCGAGTGAAAATACCATCTAAGATGATGGCTAAAAAGTTATCCTGgaacaatttcaaaaaaaaaaaaagaaaaagagaattaTTAGGGAGGACATGCCATTAATGCTGAACTCGACAAGTCAATTTACAAATTTCTGAATGCAATTGGGGTACAAAGTGACAAATTTGAAGAAGCAGGGATGGGGTTTAGTTGATTCGGTAGTACAGTTAGGGATGCAACCAAAGGGATTCAATACTTTTGCTACATGGAAATTACAGGGGTATTTTGTTTCAGGAAATGCCGAGTGTGATTAACCAAAGGGAAAGCAAAGAAGCGGCAAATTTATAGGACGTAAATTTCAAAATGGAAAGGATGCTTTAAAATCAAGAGAAGTTGATAATCACCATCTGGTGCTGAAAGACGAGGTCTATGCAACCATCCACAACCTTCAAGTACTGATCAAGGCTGCTGGATAGAGTTGACACCTATAATAGAAGCAACCAGAACAATAAAAATACATGGATTATATACACATATCATCAGATCTATCCAATTACGATCCTAACATCCAAAGAGAAAAGTTCAGAAACAGTAATTAGTAGATGCTCACAAGTAGTCAACCTTTCATGTTACTAAATTGGAGCTACTTATTAAGCATTCAGATAATTCAGGAACAGGCTACCGGTCAGAAGTAAAAATAACTTCTTTATCAGAGTCACATAGACTAGAGAATAGTCCAGTACATGAGAAATGCAAGGCACCTCACATGAAGGAGTATCGTTCTAATATTGAACTGATTAAGTAATGCCAAGGAGGAAGCACGTAATGGGagttcccaatgatgctgtgacaTAGACTCAGAAATCTGTGGCAAAAAGGACATGTTACTTTTATTTGCATGGGCCATAATCGAAGCCCTTTAGACAGACATGCAGAAACTATAGCATACAGCCTCCAGGTGGCTGCTATTACCCACTCAGTGCACAACTTACAGTAACTAAATTGTAGATGGCGAAAAACAGGCATTTGTAAAGTTGTGCATGAGTCGAGACATTTGCACACTTAGACATCGGAAAAGATTAACAAAATTAAATTGCTAATGAATATTGTACTAATGAAGAGAAAAAAGGTCGGGCACTCAGTCAAAATCTTATAAGGAGGTGAAATATAGAAACAATGCTTCttgattctttattttctcttttaaatTGCTTATTTACTTGGAACACCACGTATCAGCGATTGAAGGGAAACGGCCGCATACCTGAAAAACATTACCCAGTACTGCACTGACAAAATCGATTGGAGGCCTCTTCTCGCAGAGCCTTAAACCAAGTAACCTGTAGTTCATATACTGCaaagtgaaaaataaaaaaactgacTAAAATGAAGTATACGTCTAATTAATTTTGTTCCCCACCAGTATCAGTACATAAGGGGCATAGATAACCATGACTTCCATGAAGCGGACGCTTACCTGACCAAGCGAAATATCCTTGTTGGACTCGATAAGCTTCACGATCTCTACCGCATGGGAGCAAACGCTCTCCGCAGGAAGTTCCTTGAGGATATAATGAAGCACAATTGAGGTACAAGGGACATTACCAATCATCGTCTTTATGTTCCTTTCTACCCCAAGCTCCTTGAGTATATTATAAGCCTGCTTCTTctatatataaaataaatttcAGAAAAGAGTCGGTAGTTTGAAGGCAAATGTACTAGCAGACAGTGACCAGAAAAATAACAGTTCATGCCCACTTTCTTCACTAGAGGGTTGAAAAATAAAAGGGAATCTTGCTTTGGAATGACATGAGTGGGGGATTATAATCCTCCAAGTCTCTAGAAGAATGCATAACCCATGAAGATACATTGCATGTCAATTTAAAGCAGGAGACCAGCAAATTGTTTCGTACAAATAAGTTCCCACTATGTTTGAAAGACATCCAAAGATGAAGCAGAAATAAACGTACACACTAACAACCCCATACATGACAAGCAAGATAAATAGACATAGCAGGACGAACTGACGAAGATAAAATGCTAAACACATTGCTGACCTGATGAGCATCCTTAAGAATGCATCTCGTAATCCACTCAATGGTAGGTTCCACCAGGTTGATGAGCAAATTTTTGTTTTCCAGAGAATTACTGGGTGTGGGTTCTTTCTCCGAAACAATACGGGTCAATACAAGATTGATGTCGCGAATGCAAGTGATGAGGTATCCTAGCAAAAACtcatcccaaataaagaaaaatcAACATTTATAATTACAAATAGGGCCACGACCATCTGAAGTGCGAGAAGGCAAATCAAATTACTGCTTTTTAAGGAGGCAATAGTGAGTACTCAAAACTTCAATATGGTGGAAAGATTGACAAGGCAGAGAGACGCAGATGTTTCGTTAAAACAAAATATCTcataatattgtatatataaAAAAGTCCATTGAAAACTTAAGGGGCTTGAAGACATATGTTGTTTCTTCTTTCAACCTAATGTTCTTTTGAATGCTAAAACAACTAAGGTAAATCACCAAGAGGatgagatcaaagaagaaaaacatgctTTGGAAAATTGCAAGTGGAGTAAAAATCATTGGTCACAGACTCACAGCTTTAGGCTTAATTTCAGAAAAGCTACCCAAATGGTAGGTTCTACAGAAATTCTTATGCAATTATTAAATGTGAACTATATTCTTTCTTGACACTTTTCGCAATTATCACATATAATATCTCATAATAACTTCTTTGTTTCGCCAGAATTATCAATTAAATGTCGACTTACTTGCTAACCGAAACCTATCAGTTCTTCAATAGCACAAACCAAAAGCTAAAATAAAAATCCTACTATGATCCCACGAAATTGACACATTTTTATATTTGCATCACATGAATATTCACTAGATCCCAAATGCAGCATTTATCTTCTTTACTTAGGACAAAATAcggtatgtatgtatgtataagCATAAAGCTCTAGAGGCAACCATGGACGGGAACAAGGGTGTAGTAGACTAGTAGTTTATAAAGAGATGGTGAAAATCTGATGACTGAAAAATTGTCTGACCATCTTTTACCAAAAGCAGGAGTCACTCTAACCAATGTGTATCTTGAATGTGTACCTTTATCACTTGGAAGCAATTTTTGAGCACAGCGAGCCATATATAGGCGACAATATGCAGATGCCAGAGGATCCGCTATTCCCCTCGTCATCATGACCAGGCGTTCAAGATTCTGCCACGGTTGGTCATGCTGGAAACGCCAACAGTGCAGTATCGCCAGCTCCAAATAACTGAAGGGGCATAGTAAGTGGCATACCAAGTCAGACACGTTTCTAAAAGAAGTAGAGAGAACCCAGTTTGCTGCATTCATAAGTGCTTTTCAAAGAACAAGTGAAGAAACTAACAAAAAAGAGAACAATTAAGGAAAATGTGCTGTCCAAAGTTTAGTATACATCCAGCAGTTTAAAGCCAAATATAACAGGTTTTTTGAGTTGGCAAATCCCTTGAACTCTACACTCTCAAATGTAAAACAAGAATGCAGACCCAGTTGTAAAAAGTGGTAATTCAACCATTTCGCTCTTGAGTCAAGATGGGGAGTCCAACATGTTTTTCTTTGTTGCCCATATCAGAAGACCTTCACAAGATGATATCATGATTCAAATCCCGAACAGGCACACACTAAATAAGCTCACGTCTATCAACCAAATCACCGGTCATTCCCTTTCAAGCATAAATTGTTTCGGGCACCTAACCACAATAAGTTTACTGCTGCTGAGAGACCTCATTGATTTAGAAATAGCGACATCCTCAGTACATTACTAGTACTACTACTTCGTCTCATACAAACTGCTTTAAACCTTTAGGCTTTAGCTAATCAAgacaaaaaaatctaaaaactcaacAGTCATTCCCCGGAACAAATTATTTAGACAAACTGAAGGAGTGCGTCTCTGAAATAAACTCATCTAACTTCTGTACAAAGTGTCAATAGAATAGAATAACTAGGCTTAAAAGTAATGTGTCTCCATAAATTTGATGTTTTAGTTAGATTAGAAAGTGAACAAATTTTCACTCAGATGGATTTACACAAGCAACTCATTTTTATGACCAAATCAAATGTTTCACAAGCCATCCCGTCATCAAAGCCTGTAATTAGTAGGAAAAACTTCAAATGAAAGATGCATTACATGGAACCAACTAGGATGAGTTAAGAAGTTCACATGCGTGGAAGAAGCTCGCGGATGGAACCAATTTTGCAAAACCAGTTATAACAGGTTTCCTTAGCTTCAGAACGAATATCACTAGAAACAAAGTTATCTGCGGACAAAGAAAAGGCACAAATGTTAAAAATAAGAAACTGTCACTTGCCACCAATTATATATTTGAAACTATGGTAAGTTTCTAATTTTCAGCACATGACAAACAAACTTTTCtagttacatttttttttctttttttgattgatTGACAAGGGTTGGAAAATCAGGTTAATAATAGTGTAGCTACAGTTCAAGCCAACATTAACTAGCATTTGGATCGCAATTAAGGATAGGCATAAGAAGAGTCTGTCACATGGTGTCACAAACCAAATCAAGTTTTCCTCCACCTTTAGCTCTTCTAAACTAAATTTAGAACAATTACACAAGAAATGCATGCCTTTTACTGCAACACTTAAACAGAAGCTACACCTTGCAAACAGCATAttatagttccatcatccgaaaATTCCGCCCTCCTTTTAATGCGCTCCCACACCATGTCTCCAACCATATCCAGTATTTCCGTAACTAAAACAAAAAGGGCAGGATAGAATTGTGAAACAGATGTGTCCATCAGAAGTCTAGCAACCTGCATAACAAATGAATTTGACTCATATTCGAGTGACCTAAACTTTGAATCAAGATCTTCCAGTGTACGTTATAAGTAAGGATTTCGTGGCTGTCATCAAGATTTGAAAGTTCAAACTATTTTTCATAGCTTTCCATGTAATCCTCGAAGACATAAGTTTGGTCTTACGGTTCATTAGTGCTGCACATACAGAATGGCTCGAGAACACCTAATCTTTTCACAAAACAGAGACATTCTTTGAAATTATGTACACATGTTT
Above is a genomic segment from Papaver somniferum cultivar HN1 chromosome 10, ASM357369v1, whole genome shotgun sequence containing:
- the LOC113318469 gene encoding UPF0505 protein-like isoform X4; the encoded protein is MEFRTRDYIVDQTTHSLHRVRAEFHPLATRPSFNQVDAVVKENIEFYDPLRSSIGGNAEEFVRDKEGIHDIDDTRGISSKDELQLSAKEWSSFKRSLAQRFSVLKMVSISSMHDVIVKDVKVHEKPSTSLHLDELNDPEKFAENDVKVITRQEYVSRLRELKDEIRRAWQADERVTSLKLSIKVARLLMDTSVSQFYPALFVLVTEILDMVGDMVWERIKRRAEFSDDGTIICCLQDNFVSSDIRSEAKETCYNWFCKIGSIRELLPRIYLELAILHCWRFQHDQPWQNLERLVMMTRGIADPLASAYCRLYMARCAQKLLPSDKGYLITCIRDINLVLTRIVSEKEPTPSNSLENKNLLINLVEPTIEWITRCILKDAHQAYNILKELGVERNIKTMIGNVPCTSIVLHYILKELPAESVCSHAVEIVKLIESNKDISLGQYMNYRLLGLRLCEKRPPIDFVSAVLGNVFQVSTLSSSLDQYLKVVDGCIDLVFQHQMDNFLAIILDGIFTRAANQVVVESELSSLQSIFVKLLAHVKKLEDAFALNHFVEIVDFVMYGGSRDVVYMHILGKAIKSGNIHDPATIRVLFEFSQTLHQGLDLANIKDDQQQQSAHLISRFIQMVDYGTALERHLEFLVKCRGAFGRINELKETLVHASNNLAIKAIKGSNKLVSFIKSCISYSEVTIPSVSASVKQINLYLETAEVALLGGLFSHTDGLVDSAISCFQSLDLTDGSPTEMDGALSIVQKLCSLLIIIPGDIEHGVAYYPRSILSLINSKQWIIPKLRTRAFCAIVSLSATLFQNKLPYHVNNKEIMSNDELYFGDPSYYQEFISVATSVVKNIVNDVKQEQHGVTRGSTALEACNCILTAFKASNEVSQICTQLIEIAKSCLNANDKYLRSTVSLMHKSQSKSTSSVMITG
- the LOC113318469 gene encoding UPF0505 protein-like isoform X1 encodes the protein MEFRTRDYIVDQTTHSLHRVRAEFHPLATRPSFNQVDAVVKENIEFYDPLRSSIGGNAEEFVRDKEGIHDIDDTRGISSKDELQLSAKEWSSFKRSLAQRFSVLKMVSISSMHDVIVKDVKVHEKPSTSLHLDELNDPEKFAENDVKVITRQEYVSRLRELKDEIRRAWQADERVTSLKLSIKVARLLMDTSVSQFYPALFVLVTEILDMVGDMVWERIKRRAEFSDDGTIICCLQDNFVSSDIRSEAKETCYNWFCKIGSIRELLPRIYLELAILHCWRFQHDQPWQNLERLVMMTRGIADPLASAYCRLYMARCAQKLLPSDKGYLITCIRDINLVLTRIVSEKEPTPSNSLENKNLLINLVEPTIEWITRCILKDAHQKKQAYNILKELGVERNIKTMIGNVPCTSIVLHYILKELPAESVCSHAVEIVKLIESNKDISLGQYMNYRLLGLRLCEKRPPIDFVSAVLGNVFQVSTLSSSLDQYLKVVDGCIDLVFQHQMDNFLAIILDGIFTRAANQVVVESELSSLQSIFVKLLAHVKKLEDAFALNHFVEIVDFVMYGGSRDVVYMHILGKAIKSGNIHDPATIRVLFEFSQTLHQGLDLANIKDDQQQQSAHLISRFIQMVDYGTALERHLEFLVKCRGAFGRINELKETLVHASNNLAIKAIKGSNKLVSFIKSCISYSEVTIPSVSASVKQINLYLETAEVALLGGLFSHTDGLVDSAISCFQSLDLTDGSPTEMDGALSIVQKLCSLLIIIPGDIEHGVAYYPRSILSLINSKQWIIPKLRTRAFCAIVSLSATLFQNKLPYHVNNKEIMSNDELYFGDPSYYQEFISVATSVVKNIVNDVKQEQHGVTRGSTALEACNCILTAFKASNEVSQICTQLIEIAKSCLNANDKYLRSTVSLMHKSQSKSTSSVMITG
- the LOC113318469 gene encoding UPF0505 protein-like isoform X2 gives rise to the protein MEFRTRDYIVDQTTHSLHRVRAEFHPLATRPSFNQVDAVVKENIEFYDPLRSSIGGNAEEFVRDKEGIHDIDDTRGISSKDELQLSAKEWSSFKRSLAQRFSVLKMVSISSMHDVIVKDVKVHEKPSTSLHLDELNDPEKFAENDVKVITRQEYVSRLRELKDEIRRAWQADERVTSLKLSIKVARLLMDTSVSQFYPALFVLVTEILDMVGDMVWERIKRRAEFSDDGTIICCLQDNFVSSDIRSEAKETCYNWFCKIGSIRELLPRIYLELAILHCWRFQHDQPWQNLERLVMMTRGIADPLASAYCRLYMARCAQKLLPSDKGYLITCIRDINLVLTRIVSEKEPTPSNSLENKNLLINLVEPTIEWITRCILKDAHQKQAYNILKELGVERNIKTMIGNVPCTSIVLHYILKELPAESVCSHAVEIVKLIESNKDISLGQYMNYRLLGLRLCEKRPPIDFVSAVLGNVFQVSTLSSSLDQYLKVVDGCIDLVFQHQMDNFLAIILDGIFTRAANQVVVESELSSLQSIFVKLLAHVKKLEDAFALNHFVEIVDFVMYGGSRDVVYMHILGKAIKSGNIHDPATIRVLFEFSQTLHQGLDLANIKDDQQQQSAHLISRFIQMVDYGTALERHLEFLVKCRGAFGRINELKETLVHASNNLAIKAIKGSNKLVSFIKSCISYSEVTIPSVSASVKQINLYLETAEVALLGGLFSHTDGLVDSAISCFQSLDLTDGSPTEMDGALSIVQKLCSLLIIIPGDIEHGVAYYPRSILSLINSKQWIIPKLRTRAFCAIVSLSATLFQNKLPYHVNNKEIMSNDELYFGDPSYYQEFISVATSVVKNIVNDVKQEQHGVTRGSTALEACNCILTAFKASNEVSQICTQLIEIAKSCLNANDKYLRSTVSLMHKSQSKSTSSVMITG
- the LOC113318469 gene encoding UPF0505 protein-like isoform X3, giving the protein MEFRTRDYIVDQTTHSLHRVRAEFHPLATRPSFNQVDAVVKENIEFYDPLRSSIGGNAEEFVRDKEGIHDIDDTRGISSKDELQLSAKEWSSFKRSLAQRFSVLKMVSISSMHDVIVKDVKVHEKPSTSLHLDELNDPEKFAENDVKVITRQEYVSRLRELKDEIRRAWQADERVTSLKLSIKVARLLMDTSVSQFYPALFVLVTEILDMVGDMVWERIKRRAEFSDDGTIICCLQDNFVSSDIRSEAKETCYNWFCKIGSIRELLPRIYLELAILHCWRFQHDQPWQNLERLVMMTRGIADPLASAYCRLYMARCAQKLLPSDKGYLITCIRDINLVLTRIVSEKEPTPSNSLENKNLLINLVEPTIEWITRCILKDAHQKKQAYNILKELGVERNIKTMIGNVPCTSIVLHYILKELPAESVCSHAVEIVKLIESNKDISLGQYMNYRLLGLRLCEKRPPIDFVSAVLGNVFQVSTLSSSLDQYLKVVDGCIDLVFQHQMDNFLAIILDGIFTRAANQVVVESELSSLQSIFVKLLAHVKKLEDAFALNHFVEIVDFVMYGGSRDVVYMHILGKAIKSGNIHDPATIRVLFEFSQTLHQGLDLANIKDDQQQQSAHLISRFIQMVDYGTALERHLEFLVKCRGAFGRINELKETLVHASNNLAIKAIKGSNKLVSFIKSCISYSEVTIPSVSASVKQINLYLETAEVALLGGLFSHTDGLVDSAISCFQSLDLTDGSPTEMDGALSIVQKLCSLLIIIPDIEHGVAYYPRSILSLINSKQWIIPKLRTRAFCAIVSLSATLFQNKLPYHVNNKEIMSNDELYFGDPSYYQEFISVATSVVKNIVNDVKQEQHGVTRGSTALEACNCILTAFKASNEVSQICTQLIEIAKSCLNANDKYLRSTVSLMHKSQSKSTSSVMITG